A single window of Plasmodium relictum strain SGS1 genome assembly, contig: PRELSG_99_v1_7, whole genome shotgun sequence DNA harbors:
- a CDS encoding fam-h protein translates to MTRYSEHNTNTAKSFNRENLLIPKMCYTTQKRNISFFLKNFFFTLLILILKYSINSTCEFCSNEYNLGRSLDLRVKRILSDFTHLLKENKSESKVNLLDAMEKENIPENKVQQKIARNISLTQTEGKIDIPDQSKNENIVNKNKGTGEFVCSIIVNSYLYVIVPALLFTLVILKELSFIPCVSDADLTNLFLMYISSFLAIIFFYMQTFHNKNK, encoded by the exons ATGACTAGATACTCTGAACATAATACAAATACAGCTAAGAGTTTTAATAGAGAAAACTTACTAATTCCAAAAATGTGCTATACAACAcagaaaagaaatatatccttttttttaaaaaattttttttttaccctTTTGATTTTGATACTAAAATATTCAATTaat AGCACCTGTGAATTCTGCAGCAATGAATATAACTTAGGGAGATCACTAGATTTAAGagttaaaagaattttatcaGATTTTACTCATCTattaaaggaaaataaaagtgaATCAAAGGTAAATTTGCTAGATGCAATGGAGAAAGAAAATATTCCAGAAAACAAAGTACAACAAAAAATAGCAagaaatatttcattaacaCAAACAGAGGGAAAAATAGATATACCCGATCaaagtaaaaatgaaaatatagttaataaaaataaaggaacCGGTGAATTTGTTTGTTCTATTATTGTGAATTCGTATCTTTATGTTATTGTGCCAGCACTTCTTTTTACATTGGTTATTCTTAAAGAATTATCTTTTATTCCTTGTGTTTCTGATGCTGATTTGACTAACTTATTTCTTATGTACATTTCCTCATTTCttgctattatttttttttatatgcaaacatttcataataaaaataaatag